DNA from bacterium:
CGAATGCCGCCGTGCGGCCGTAGCGCCGAACACCGGCGGCGAACAGCGTCGCGGTGATGCGTACAGCACCGACGGCGAGCGCACCAATACCCCGCACGCCATGCACCACGACGAAGGTGGTGCCGGATGCGACACCGACGATGGCGAACGCGAGGAACACGAGCACCTGCCTGCGCAAGGCAACGCCGAGCACGTAGCACACGCACGCGGCGGCGACCTTCCAGAACACCGGACACCGCGAGACCGGACGGCCGTTCGGGTTGAACGGCTGCTCATCCGGCGGCGAGCGCAGGAAGGCGAGCGTCCGATCGTACGCGACTGCGCGTCGGCTCCTGTACACGACATCCTCGACACGGAACGCCGAGCACGTCGCACACCCCTCTTGGTGCTTGTGCATCGGGAGCGTAGGCATCGCTCCGTACGAGAATCCGGTTGCGCAGAACAGCCGTCGCAGCGTGACGATCCACCCACGGTCCTCGCCGTACGCGCGCAGGTAGAGCCGCGCGTACCATGAGTCCTTGTTGAAGGTGAGCGAGAGGAGCGATCCTCTCCGCCCACACGACGCGCGCCGTGCCGCCGGATTGGCGAGCACGTCCCATGCGATGCCCAACGGGGCGACGAAGACGGTCACGATCACCGCCAGTACCATCCCGCAGTACATCACGAGCTGCGCCAACAATCGTGCGATCATCTCTGCCTCCTCTCCCACCGCTCTCGCGGCGGGTCTCTAAAGTCACGAATTGTGAATGTGCCAGCCGGAACGCTGACTACCATTTGTACCACAAAATGCCGATACTGTCAAGGAGGTTCGCACAACGGAGCGGAAAAATGACGATAGTGGGCAATTTTACAGAGGATCCCATGCCTCTACCAACGCATGTCATTGCGAGGAGTCCGCGACGCGGCAATCCCGGCCATGAATGCACCCGGCTTTCACCTTGTACCGGTATGGCCGGGATTGCCACGCCTCGTGGACGCGGCTCGCAATGACAGCAATAGACGGCTCCTCGCAATGACATTGCTATAAACGAGCATCGCGTCCGCATGGACGCGATGCTCGTTTACGCTGATGGCTTCCTAGTACATCCCGCCACCCATGCCACCCATGCCGCCTCCTGCGGCCGCGGCGGCGTCACCCTTGGGGTCCGGTTTGTCCGTGACGACGGCCTCCGTAGTGAGGAAGAGCGCGGCGATGGATGCGGCGTTCTGGAGTGCGGTGCGCGTCACCTTTGTGGGGTCAATGATGCCCGCGACGACGAGGTCCTCGTAGCGGTCCTCGGCGGCATTGTAGCCCTCGTTGCCAGTGCGCCGCTTCACCTCCTCGGCCACGACTGCGCCGTCCTTGCCGGCGTTCTCTGCGATCTTCTTGAGTGGTGCTTCGAGCGCGCGCCGGAGGATGCTGATGCCCACCTGCTCGTCCCCGACGGCCTGCACGGTCCCGAGCGCGGACGCTGCGCGGATGAGCGCGACGCCACCGCCGGGCACGACGCCCTCTTCCGCTGCGGCCTTCGTCGCCTGCACGGCGTCCTCGATGCGCGCCTTCTTCTCCTTCATCTCGGTCTCCGTTGATGCACCAACCTTGATGACACCAACACCGCCGGCGAGCTTCGCGAGGCGCTCCTGGAGCTTCTCGCGGTCGAAGTCCGAATCGCTCTGATCGAGCTCGCGCTTGATCGCGGCAACGCGATCGGCAATCGCCGCGGGCTCACCGCGCCCCTCGACGATCGTCGTCGTCTCCTTGTTCGCCACGACACGACGCGCCTGACCGAGATCGGCAATGTTCACGGAGTCGAGCTTGAGGCCCACCTCCTCGGAGATGACGCGACCGCCGGTGAGCACCGCGATGTCCTTGAGCATCTCCTTGCGGCGGTCGCCAAAACCCGGCGCCTTCACCGCAAGCGCGTTGAACGTGCCGCGAATCTTATTCACGACGAGCGTCGCGAGTGCCTCGCCGTCCACATCCTCCGCGATGATGACGATCTCCTTGCGCCCCTCCGCGGCCACCTTCTCGAGCGTGGGGAGGAGGTCCTGGATCGAGCTGATCTTCTTGTCCGTGATGAGGATACGCACGTCGTGATACTCGGCCTCCATGCGCTCCGCGTTCGTGACCATGTACGGCGATGCGTACCCCTTGTCAAACCGCATGCCCTTCACCACCTCGCTCTCGAGCGCGAGCGACTGGGACTCCTCGACGGTGATGACGCCGTTCTCGCCTACCTCCTCCATCGTCTTTGCGATGAGCGCACCAATCTCGTGATCGTTCGCAGAGATCGCCGCGATGTGGGCAATATCCTGCGTGCCGGAGACCGGTTTTGACACCTTCCGCCGGAGCTCCTCGACAATCGCCTCCACGCCCTTCTCGATGCCGCGGCGAATAGCGACGGGGTTTGCACCGGCCGTCACGTTCTTCATGCCCTCGTTGATGATGGACTGCGCGAGGAGCGTCGCCGTCGTCGTCCCGTCACCGGAGACATCGTTCGTTTTCGACGCAACCTCCTTCACGAGCGACGCGCCGACGTTCTCAAACTTGTCCTCAAGCTCAATGTCCTTTGCCACCGTCACACCGTCCTTCGTGATGATCGGCGAACCGTAGCCGCGATCGAGCACGACGTTCCGCCCCTTCGGGCCGAGCGTCACGGTGACAGTGTCCGCGAGCTTGTCCACGCCGCGGCGAATCGCGGAGCGCGCCGCCTCATCGAACAGAATTTGCTTTGCCATAGGTATTGTTACGCAACAATGGCGAGGATATCCTCATCGCGAATGACGAGGAACTCCGCATCGTCAACCTTGATCTCATCGGGCGAGTACTTCTTGAAGAGCACGGTGTCTCCAACCTGAACCGACATCGGCGCGCGCTGGCCGGACGAGAGAATCTTGCCCGGACCCACTGCGATCACCTTACCCTGCTCCGGCTTCTCCTTTGCGGTATCCGGCAGGACGATACCGGACTTTGTCACGGTCTCTGCGGACGACGGCTTGACCACGACGTGGTCATGGAGCGGTTTGACTTGCATACGACAACGGGAATGCTTCTTATGAAAAAATGGCGAAACAAAATCGTTTGGCACTCCGACCTAGAGAGTGCTAAACGCTCATCCACAAGCGTAGCAGGGGCCACGGAACGGTCAAGTTGTGCCGTCGTCCTGTGATTGGCCCTCCTGTTTACCCGTCGCTATCGCCACGGAGATTGCCACGAGTGCGATGAAGAACACCGACCCCACGGACAAGGACCAGGGGTGGTGGTCAAAGATGATGGCCGGCAGAAGCGATAGCCACACCCAGGGCGCGACAAACCCTGGCGACGCGACGAGCGCGGCGACGAGTGCAAAAACGACGATGATCATGCCGAGTACCCCCACCTCGACGATCGCGAGCACCGGCACGTCGTGGACGGGTTCGATGGTCGCGGGGTCGCGCGCAGGCGTGACATCAGCGATCGCGCGCGGCATCGCGTGGAGTCCGACACCGAGGAGCGGGTGTGCGGTGAGCAACGCGTGCGCATCGTCAATCGCTGCGTAGCGCTGCTGCACCGAAATGAGCTCGAGCCGTTCAGACGTATCGAGACGTGTGGCAACGAGTGGCCAGAGCGTCGTGAAGGCGGCGAGGAGCGTCAGCGCGCCGGCGAGTGCCGCGTACTGCGTCCGCGGGCGCACGGCGAGCACACCAAAGAGGATGGCGGCACCGATCCACGCCGCGCGGGAGAACGTGAGCACGAGCACGAACGTGAAGAGCGCGATGACGGCGATTCGGATCGCGCGACGTATGCGGAGGGCTGCACCCGCGCGCGGGAGCAGCGTCGCGGTTCCCATGATGGCGCAGAGGAGCGCGGTGCCGAACACGTTCGGGTGCGGGAACCCCCCGTACGCACGGAGCCACCGCCCACCGCCCGCCTCGACGACGGACTCGCCGAGGCGGGTCGCGGCGCGCTCGGGAATACCGAGTGCGGTGAATGCTGGCGCAGCGAGCGCAAGGAACTGCACGATGCCGATCATCGCGTGGACACCCATCGCCGCGAGGAACCCGTAGAGGAAAGCGCGCGCGTGACGTGCGAGCATCCCCGCACCGGTAGTGGCAAGCACAAGGAGTGCCATGCGCACCCACCCCACCGCGCTGAGGAGCACATCGGGGCTCCGGAGAATATTGAACGTCCCAAAACCCGCGATCGCGAGGACGGCAATGACACCCGTCACACGCGACCGACGGGTCCCCACGATGAACCCGAAAACCGCGAGCGCGAAGAGTACGATGTCACCCGCGAAGATGCCAACATTCACGAGCGCGTAGGGCTGACCCGAGAGCTCCCCCGCGCGCAGCAGCCAGACGGTCTGCCACGGGAGGAGAAATCCGGCGAGCCCGACGAGCACGTCGCGCCCGTGCGCGCGGAGGCGTGCCAATGCGGAAAGGGGTGGGAATGGCATACAATTTTTTCCGTCATTTCGAACGATCGAGTCCTCAACCCCCTCCGTCATTTCGACCGACCGAATCCGCGAGGGAGCGGAGAAATCTCTTTTCGCGGTACAAGGATCACTGTACTCCAAGACGAGATTTCTCGACTTCGCTCGAAATGACGGAAGAGGATCCGCTCGGCATGACGGAAGAGGATCCACTCGGCATGACGGAAGAGGATCCGCTCGGCATGACGGAAGAGGATCCACTCGGCATGACGGAAGAGGATCCACTCGGCATGACGAAGGGGGATGGCTGCAACGCCAACTGCGCCATCCAGGCATCGCGGAACTCCTGCCGCCGATCGTGCGTGTGGAACTTGAGCATGGAATCGTTCATGATGACGCTCGTGTCGCGGTTTGCCTGCGGGAACGCACGGAGGAGTCGCGGGAGTTGCCATGCGCGTACGAGGGACTCGAGCACCCGCGCGAGTTGCGATGAACGTGCGGCGAGGGATCGCACGCGCATCCCCCACCGCGGATGGATGGCGCGTGGCTCTGCATCCGGCAGCCAACGCCGCACCCACGCTGCGTTCGCGCTCCAGAACCGATCGTACACGCCACCCGCATCAAACAGCACCGTGAGTTGCGTGGGCCAGAAGAGGAGGTAGGGATCGGGGGGAATTGGCGATTGATGATTGACGATTGATGATTGACGTTCGGGGAGCTGGAGCGATTCCAGACACAGCGCGTCGGTCGTGAGGAAGAACGAGGGACAGAGCGCGTCCGCACCGTGCTCACCAGGACGCTGACGGAAGAGCTTGAGGATGGAGACGATGAGGAACCGCGCGGTCCAGATGCGCCCGGGCGCGGTGATGATGACGAGGTCAATGTCGCTCGCCGCGCGGCAGTTGCCGTACCCGAGCGCATTCCCGATCGCAATCATGCGGATGCCGGGTATCCTCCGCAGCACGCGGCTCCACCGTCGCGCCTTCCGGAGCTTGCGCCAGCTCCACTGCGCCTGCCGCTGCCGCCCGACATCCAAAATATCCTCCTGCCATCCCTGGAGCGCGAACCACGATCGCCGTGCTTCGCGATCCATAGGATGCTGCGCGCTCACAAATCCGATGCGGTCGCGACGGGCTGCGCGGATGGCGCACGACTGCGTTGCTCGTCATCCGCACGCACGCGCGTGCCGCGTCCACGGATGACCATACGCCGTGCATCGAGCGAAACGACTTGCGTGTGGTGCACGAGAAGCTCGTTCGACGTCGGGAAAAACATGGCGAAAAAACCGCGTGCCCGCACGCGGTACTGCGCGATGATTCCACTATCGACATCCACCACGAACCCGACGAGCGTGCCGACACGCTCACCCTGCTCCGTTTCCACCGCAATACCCACGAGCTGATCATCGGAGAGAAACATACAGGGACGGAGACCTTCAGTCCTCTATTTTTTTTCCGAAGCTGGCGCGGGAGCGCCGCGGATCGAGGCGAACGCGAGCTTCTGCTGCGCGCCCTGGAAGAGCGTCGTCACGAGCCAGTAGAGCGTGAGACCGGCGGGGAGTGTCGCGCCGATGACGACCGTGACGATCGGCATCATGTACTTCATCTGCTTGTTCATCATCGTCATCATATCCTCATCCTTCCCGGAACTCTGCGCGACACTCGTCGGCGGACGGCTATCCACGAGCATCTTCATGACCCAGAACTGCGCCGCACCCGCGAGGAGCGCGAGCGGAATGGAGGATGTCCCCATGGGAAGGAAGCCGAACGCGACGTCCCGAAGCTCGGTGGGGTGTGCGACGAACGCGTAGAGGAGCGATTGCGCTCCACCCTCGAACGCGAGGCGGAGCGCCCCGTAGATGCCGAGGAGGAACGGGAGTTGCACGAGTGTCGGTAAACAGGAGGAGAGCGGGTTCACCTTCTGCTCTGCGTAGAGTGCCATCGTCGCCTTCGCGAGTGCCTCGCGGTTCCCCTTATGCTGCTGCTGGAGCTCCTTCATCTTGGGCTGAATGCGCTGCATGGCCACCTGCCCCGCGATCGCCTTCCTCGAGAGCGGATAGAGCACGAGGCGAATGAGCACCGTGAGCGCGATGATTGCAATGCCGAGATCGTGCCCGAGCACGTTGTAGAACACGATGAGGATGTTCGTGAGTGGCTGGACGATGAGGGTGGTCCACATAGGAAGCGACGAGTCCCGACGTTTGAGTCCAAAGGAAATCGGTCGGGATCCCGAATATACTTCGGGGCTTCAAGCGGGAGTGGGTGCGGTGCCGTCGTCTGCCGGTGGCACCTCGGGTGCCTCAGATGCCTCAAGTGCTGTAGGTGCTTCGGGCGGCACCGTTGCCGGTTCTGCGTCGCTCACTGCGTCCACAACTTCTCCCTCCTGCACGGCGGGAGCTACCGCTTCCTGGACGTTGATCTTCCAGCCAGTCAACCGCGCGGCGAGGCGCACATTCTGCCCACTGCGACCGATGGCGAGCGAGAACTGGTCCGCCGGAACGCGGACCACCGCGGTCTTCGAGGGTTCGTGGAGCTCCACCGCGACGACCTTCGCTGGCGACATCGCGTTCGCGAGGAATGCCGCCGGCTGCTCTGCATACTCAATGATATCAATTTTCTCACCGGAGAGCTCGGCGATGATCGTTTGGACACGAGTCCCGCGCTGCCCAATGCACGCGCCGATGGGATCAACGTGCTCCTCGGTCGCGCGCACCGCAACCTTCGCGCGAGAACCGGGCTCGCGGGCAACCGCCATAATCTGGACCGCGCCGGACGACACCTCCGGAACCTCGACCATGAAGAGGTGGCGAATGAGGTCCGGGTGCGTGCGTGAACAGAGGAGTTCGGGGCCACGCATGGTCTTACCCACCGCGTAGAGGAGCACCTTCACGCGCGTGCCGGGTGCGTAGCGGTCGGTAGGAATCTGCTCTTCCTCGCGGAGGATACCCGTGGTGCGCGGGCCAAGGTCCAGGAGCACCGTGCGTCCCTCACGGCGCTGCACCGTTGCCGTCACCACCTCGCCTTCGGCCGACTTCCACTCGTTGTAGATGGTGTCGCGCTCCGCCTCGCGCAGGCGCTGCATGATGACTTGCTTCGCGGTTTGCGCGGCCATGCGTCCAAATGCGCCCGGCACCTCGAGTGGGATGCGAATGGTGCCCCCCACCTGTGTGTCGGACTCGTGTCCGCGCGCCTCGGCGAGTGCGATGTGGAGCTTCGGATTGTACTTCTTCACGCCGTCCTCCTCCACGATCTCGAGCTCCTCGGGCTGACGCCGCGTCTCCACCGCAACTTCTGGTGCGGGTGGCAGCTTCCCCTCCGCACGCATCTGCTCCTCAAGGTCGCGCTGCTTCTGGCGCTCCTCAATCTCGCGGAGTGCCTCGGCGACGAACTCGTCCTCGACGACCTCCTTCTCATCAAAGGCGGACACCCCAGCGGTCTCGGGATCGAACGTCACCTTAATGTTCTGATTCTTCTCACCGAAATCCTTCCGGTACGCAGCCGCGAGCGCCGCCTCGACGGTCTCGAGAACGGACTCGAACGGGATACCCTTCTCATCACAGATATCACGCATGGCTTGGGAGATGGCGGACATAGGGAGTTGTAGAATAACCGCGACGAGCTGCGGGGCGGTCGGGACTTCCCGAGGGCCGGCTCGTGCTAAAAAAAGAGGCCAGTGCTCATGCACTCGCCTATACGACAACGGTACCATACCTTATTCCTCCGTGTCAATCCTCACCGGCGACCGCGTTCGGGATGTGCACGATCTCCGGCTCGCCGCTTCCGGTGGTGATGGCGATGACGTCAATGCGCCACGGGTGGGATCGCAAGTACGGCACGTGCGCGAGGTACTCCTCCGATGCACGAATGAGGCGGTGCTGCTTCGCACGGGTGACCGATTCCTCCGGTGCGCCGTACCCCTTCCCCGAGCGCGTCTTCACCTCGACGAACACGACCTCGCGCCCGAGACGACAGACGAGATCAATCTCTCCGCACCGCAGGCGCGCGTTGCGCTCGATGATGCGGTATCCCTTGCTGCGGAGGTAGCGCTCCGCCGCGCGCTCCCCCTCGTCGCCAAATTGTTTGCGCGGGTCTCGCATGGGTCACGGCACGCGCGGCGCGATGGTGTCCTTGGGATTCTGGAACAACGCATCCGTGAGATTCCGCGCGCGACACGTGAAGTTCCGATCGAATGCCGTCTGTCCGGATTCCGCCTCGAGCGTACACGCCGTATTCCGATGACACTGGAGTGCCTCGTAGTGCCAGCACTGTGACCGTGTCGTGAAAATGAGGAGGACATACACGAGCGGCAACCCAAGCGCGAGCGCGATGCCCACCCACACCAACGTGCGTTGTGAACGGAGGGAGACCATACGCTTAGGGAAGGTACCGCGCCTTCCGCTGACGCTCCTCCATGGAGCTCCGCTGCGCCGGCACCCGCGTGCGGACGTGCCCGACGATGAATGAGGCCCACGCGATATCCATGACCGCGACGAGCGCGAGCAGCCACCGTGCGGAGAGCCCTGGGATGCCCTCGGCGCGGAAGAAGAGTAATACCCAGAGGACCGCTGCCGTGATGAGGAGGAGGTGTCGGACGCGCAGCCACGGCGCGCGCTCGAACGCGCGGAGTTGCTTCTGCACGACGAGGCGCGGGAGCGCGATGCCCACCCCCGTGAACGCCACGCAGGTGAGTACCCAAAGCCAGAGCGACCACGCCGCGAGCTCAGGAGGGAATGACGAGAACCAGAATATCCATGACATCATAGAGTTGTTCCGTGCGACGTGACTCCTGCATCACCCTTCACGAACAGCACGCCGTAGTGCTGCGGACCGGCATCAAATCGCTCGCGGAACGTGAGGCCGACCTCCTGCGCCGTGGCGATGAGCGCATCTTCCGGTACCCGACGCTCTGCCGGAGGGCCCATGACGCTCGCGATGGGCTTCCACTCGACGACGAGGACGCGACCGCCTCCGCGCACGAGCCGCGCGGCCTCGCGGAGCACCGCAGCGCGATCGTTCGTGAGGTGGAGCGTCGAGACGAGCAACGCGACATCGAGCGACCCTGCGGGGATTGGTGTCGCGGCGTCGCGCTCGAGATCGGACCAAATGTAGGTGATCACGCTCACGCTATCGAGCTTCGCCTTGCTCTCCGTTGCGGCGAGCGCCGAGCGCTGGATGTCCACCGCGTAGGCCTTGCCGTGTTCTCCCACGAGCAACGCCGCCGGAATGATGAGGTGTCCGGTCGCGCCGCACCCGAGGTCCGCAACGCGCATGCCGCTCGCGAGGCCAGTGCGCGCGAGGAGCGCGTCCGCGTTGAGGAGTGCCGATCCGGTTGCCATATGCCTACCGCACGAAGAGGCGGATGAGAATGGATTGGACCACGCCGCCCATCATGAGGAAGGAGAGGACGATGAGCGCGATGCCCACGAGCTTCCAGAATAACCGCGTCCCACCCGTGAGGTGTGTCTCTGCCCAGTCCACCGAACCGAAGTTCTGGTAGATCCACTCGGACTTCCACAGCATGAGGAAACCAATGATGATGACGATGGTGCCGATGAGGTAGATCATGGGGGGTGGAGAGCAGGATACCATGGGAGACCCAAAACCTGCGCGCGCCTGGGTTCGAACCAGGGACCCTCTGTGTGTAAGACAGATGCTCTACCGCTGAGCTACGCGCGCGGAGATCGTGCGCCGCATCCCGCTGACGACTTCCATGGTACCACGGCGTACCTGCGGCGAAAAGAAGGCCCCACCGCTTGTGGGGGTGGGGCCTGGCGGTCACGTGCGCGAAGGAGGCAGAACAACCTTGTTGTAGAAGATGACGATCACCTGTTCCGTCTCGCCATCCGACGTGGCGGTCGCTGTCACCACACGCTCTATCACCTCGATCTTCTCTCCCCACTCATCCAGCCACGAGTTGACCAGCTGTTCCAGCGTATTGAGATCATCCCGCCCAAATATCTTCACCTGCTCCATGACTTCCTCCTCATCGGCATGATGTTCGCACAAACCGTAGCACGCTGTGCGCACAACGTCAAGTGCCCGACCGATGGTCGGGCACTTGACCGATTGCTCAACAATGCGGACGAGAGGAGTTGAACCTCCACGGGACTAGGTCCCACTGGCCCCTCAAGCCAGCGTGTCTACCGTTTCACCACGTCCGCGTAGCATAGGACTACACCGAATGTACTGGACTCTCAAGAAAAAGACAAATAGATGCGTCGCTTGACAGTGCCAAGGTCATGCGCTTGGATGGGGGTGCAGGGGGAAAACTGCTCTTTGCAAGAAAGTGAGGAAGACCGTGAAGCTGCTGCTCATGTCAACAGGCGGAACGCCGTTTCTCCAGCACGCACTCCCGGAGATCGCTCGCCTGCTTGGCGAGCGGCGGGATATCGGCTACATCTCCGCAGCGGAGATCATGGACCCACCGGAGGAGTGGTTCGCGAAAGCACAACACGCGTTCGCACGCATCGGTGCTGCGGTGCACCACATCCGATGGGATGCCGAGGATCGCTTCGCGGCCCTCGGCAGGGCAAACGCGATCATGGTGGGTGGTGGAAATACGTACGCGCTACTCCAACGCCTCCGTGTGTCCGGGCTGCTCTCGGACATCCGCAAAAGCGTGCGCGAAAACGACATGCCATACATCGGCGCGAGCGCAGGCATGAACATCGCCGGCATGACGATCATTCCGACGAACGACTGGAACACCGTCGAGTGCGCGCCGCCGTTCGATGGATTCGGGTTCGTGCCCTGGGCGACGAATCCGCACTTCCTGGACGCGCAGGCATCGTCTGCACCCAACCGCGAGCCGACGAGCTACCGCATCGCGGAGTTCCATCGCTTCCACGAGCACCCGGTCCTCGGCATCGAGGAGGAGGCGTTCGTCGTGGTGCGCAATGGGACAGCGGCGGTGCTCAGTAACGGCACCGCTCGTGCGCGGTGGTACGAGCGCGGCCAGAATACCCTGTGGTTCCCGCACGGCTCCACGCTCCCTCTCCGCATCGGCACTGCCACAAGCGCAAGGTGATCGCAAGAACCCCCATCCCGAGTACATCGGGATGGGGGTTTTCCGTACGCGCTGCACGCTACGGGGCTGCAGGGAGACGATACGGCACGAGCGTTCGCTCGAAAATTTCCTGGAGCTGTCGCAAGCTGTCGAGCTCCACAAATTCATCAGCCGCGTGCATGTTATCACCCGTCGGGCCGATGATCGCGCACGGGACGCCGAGCTGTGAGGAGAGGAGCTGCACGTCCGAGTACCCGCTTGCACCGATGTCTTCAAACTCCACGGAACCGAGTGTCGCGTGCACGGCATCGGTGAGCGGCTTGAGCGCCTCGTGCGCGGTCTGGAATCCGCGGAAGTCAAAACGCTTCACGACGCGCTCGACGTGGCACCCGGCCTCCTCGACACCGCGACGGAATGCATCAATGCAGTGCTCCGCGTGCATGGAGGGGACGGTGCGGATCTCGATGATGCCGCGCGCGTAGTCCGGAATGATGTTGCCATCCTCCGCGAGAATCGCATACTCACCGTCGAGACCACGGAACTGGCCGGCACGCAGCGACGCGATGTTGCGCGTCGTGCGTCCCAACGTCGGATCGGTGTGCTGTTCGGTGAACTCGTCCATCCGCCGCACACCGTGGAGGAACGCCTTGAGCGCGCTCTGCCCCGTCCACGGACGCGCCGCGTGCCCGCACTTGCCGCGCACGATCGCAGTGAACTCCGTGATCCCGCGACAGCCCGAACGCACGCGGAGATTGGTCGGCTCGATGGCGATTGCGAGCTTCGGCTTCGCGCGGCTCCGCTCGATGGCGAGAAAACGACGCATCCCATGGAAGTCATACTCCTCATCGCAGTAGAGGAGGTACCCAACGCCGCGCGTCGCGCCCATGCGCGCCGCCGCAGCGAGGAGCGCGACGATGCCGCCCTTCACGTCGTACGCACCGCGTCCGTAGCAACGCCCGCCGTCCATCTCGCCCGTCACGCGGTACTCCCACCCCGTGCCTGGCGGCACGCAGTCCAGATGCCCTACAAAGAGCATCTCCATCGGCGAACCGTCCGTCGCAAAAATGTTGAAGCGATTGCCGTCTACGTGCTGCTGGTT
Protein-coding regions in this window:
- a CDS encoding M20/M25/M40 family metallo-hydrolase gives rise to the protein MIDAPSLLERTLAIPCWRTPDNPDVESGVSAFFSDVIQRELPWLKVNQQHVDGNRFNIFATDGSPMEMLFVGHLDCVPPGTGWEYRVTGEMDGGRCYGRGAYDVKGGIVALLAAAARMGATRGVGYLLYCDEEYDFHGMRRFLAIERSRAKPKLAIAIEPTNLRVRSGCRGITEFTAIVRGKCGHAARPWTGQSALKAFLHGVRRMDEFTEQHTDPTLGRTTRNIASLRAGQFRGLDGEYAILAEDGNIIPDYARGIIEIRTVPSMHAEHCIDAFRRGVEEAGCHVERVVKRFDFRGFQTAHEALKPLTDAVHATLGSVEFEDIGASGYSDVQLLSSQLGVPCAIIGPTGDNMHAADEFVELDSLRQLQEIFERTLVPYRLPAAP